One segment of Panicum virgatum strain AP13 chromosome 3K, P.virgatum_v5, whole genome shotgun sequence DNA contains the following:
- the LOC120698855 gene encoding UDP-sulfoquinovose synthase, chloroplastic-like, translating to MKMAHLITHCSFSASPAVNTFSGSPGYCCNVGQLQNSKSSNLSLKSSFKRQKKPYVTCASAAVQGQTQTPLTGSQEASGHSSSKSKKVMVIGGDGYCGWATALHLSNKGYEVAIVDNLVRRLFDHQLGLDSLTPITSIQNRVRRWKSLTGKTIQLFIGDICDFDFLSEAFKSFEPDAAVHFGEQRSAPYSMIDRSRAVYTQHNNVIGTLNVLFAIKEYSEECHLVKLGTMGEYGTPNIDIEEGFITITHNGRTDTLPYPKQASSFYHLSKVHDSHNIAFTCKAWGIRATDLNQGVVYGVRTDETAMHEELSNRFDYDGVFGTALNRFCVQAAVGHPLTVYGKGGQTRGYLDIRDTVQCVELAIANPAKPGEFRVFNQFTEQFSVNDLAKLVTAAGAKLGLDVQTKSVPNPRVEAEEHYYNAKHTKLIELGLVPHLLSDSLLDSLLNFAVQYKDRVDTAQIMPSVSWKKMGAKPRTVSV from the exons CAATGTTGGCCAATTACAGAACTCAAAATCTTCAAATCTGTCCCTCAAATCTTCTTTCAAGAGACAAAAGAAGCCATATGTTACTTGTGCTAGTGCTGCTGTGCAAGGACAGACACAAACACCTCTTACTGGTAGTCAGGAAGCTTCTGGGCATTCATCCTCCAAGTCTAAAAAAGTAATGGTTATTGGTGGAGATGGATACTGTGGGTGGGCGACAGCTCTTCATCTCTCCAACAAAGGTTATGAGGTTGCTATTGTCGATAACCTTGTTCGGCGTCTTTTTGATCACCAACTTGGTCTTGATTCCCTTACCCCCATAACTTCCATCCAAAACCGTGTCCGTAGATGGAAGTCTCTCACTGGCAAGACAATTCAGCTCTTTATTGGAGACATATGTGATTTTGACTTCCTCTCAGAAGCTTTCAAGTCTTTTGAGCCAGATGCTGCCGTCCACTTTGGTGAGCAAAGATCCGCACCATACTCTATGATTGATCGTTCAAGGGCAGTCTACACACAGCATAACAATGTCATTGGAACACTTAATGTCTTGTTTGCCATTAAGGAGTACAGTGAAGAGTGCCATCTGGTTAAGCTCGGAACTATGGGTGAGTATGGAACACCAAATATTGACATTGAAGAGGGGTTTATCACTATAACTCACAATGGAAGAACTGACACCTTGCCTTACCCGAAGCAAGCAAGTTCCTTCTACCATCTAAGCAAAGTTCATGACTCCCACAACATAGCATTTACTTGCAAGGCTTGGGGTATAAGAGCCACAGATCTTAACCAAGGTGTAGTCTATGGAGTGAGAACAGATGAAACTGCAATGCATGAAGAACTATCCAACAGGTTTGACTATGATGGTGTCTTTGGGACAGCACTAAATAGGTTCTGTGTCCAGGCTGCTGTAGGGCATCCACTTACAGTTTATGGAAAAGGTGGTCAG ACCCGTGGATATCTGGACATCAGGGACACTGTGCAGTGTGTGGAGCTAGCAATAGCCAACCCAGCCAAACCCGGCGAGTTCAGAGTCTTCAACCAGTTCACAGAGCAGTTTTCCGTCAACGATCTGGCCAAGCTCGTGACTGCTGCGGGAGCCAAGCTCGGTCTGGACGTGCAGACCAAGTCGGTCCCTAACCCACGGGTCGAGGCCGAGGAGCACTACTACAATGCCAAGCACACGAAGCTGATCGAGCTGGGCCTGGTGCCCCACCTGCTCTCAGACTCCCTGCTCGACTCACTGCTCAACTTCGCAGTCCAGTACAAGGACAGGGTCGACACGGCCCAGATCATGCCCA